The genomic DNA TATTCATAAAATATAAATATAAAATTCCGCATTCAAAAGCAAAGGATAATTTTCGTTAAATCACGCAACCCGTAATTGTTTCAAGCAAAAATTTCTTTAGGATTTAAATCTAAAATTACCCTCTGAAAATAACAGTCTCCCGCAAAAAGATTCGTGAAGACAGGAACAAACTGAGTCCCGCTAAAACGGCCAGCGAAGCATAAACCTCGATCAAAAGCCAAAAATCAATCGTGCCGGCGACAATTTCTTTGGTTGCTAATGAAACATTTAGAATCGGAATCAGGGCGGTTTTAGGATCCAAAGTAACTCCCGGAATCAGACCAATTAAAACCGGTAGAATAATTACGAAATTAAATGGCGTTATGATACTCTGGGCCTCTTTAAAAGTTTTTGCAAACATAGATAAGGAGAGTAAAACTCCAGCAAAAAACATGGTTAGAGGCAACAAAAGTGAAAGAAGCAAAACAATGGATTTAATCTCAAAGATACCTGAAATTACATCGATAATTTCCGGAGGAATTTCCCCAACTTGTAGAACGACAAGATAGAGTCCGACTAATGAAACAAGAGCTGAACCGATTCCGGTCAGAACAACCACGCCAAACTTTCCGAGCAAAATCACAAAACGACTGACTGGCGCTGTGAGAAGTGTTTCGATTGTCCCTCTCTCTTTTTCCCCCGCCGCCAGATCTATTGCGGGATACATGCTGCCCATAAAACAAAAAATGACAAAAATATAAGGCAGAAAAGCCCCAATTGCTTTGCCAATCCTCTCTTTTTTTGAGGTAATATCAACTTCAACCAGCTTTACCGCTGTGCTAACGGTTTTATCCAAATCAAGTTTCTCAAATCGTGCCGACAATAAAGAATCTTCAAACTTATCTACCAAATCTTTCATACGGTCCTTTTCGATATTGTCGCCTTCGGAAGATTTAAAATAAAATTTAATTCTACCTGCTCGAAGATTTTCGACGCGTTTATCAAAAGTTTTGGAAAAGACAAAGGCGCCATCGAGACTGTCGTTTTGAACAAAAGAACGAACACTGTCCTCGGGAACATTTTCAATAAGCTTGAATTTTTCATTT from candidate division KSB1 bacterium includes the following:
- a CDS encoding ABC transporter permease → MNIFFIIFKKELIDTLRDRRTIIAMIIIPLALFPVILGIWTTIQKSMVKKAKAKTLQVAVISNDSETQKLIEIIIQNEKFKLIENVPEDSVRSFVQNDSLDGAFVFSKTFDKRVENLRAGRIKFYFKSSEGDNIEKDRMKDLVDKFEDSLLSARFEKLDLDKTVSTAVKLVEVDITSKKERIGKAIGAFLPYIFVIFCFMGSMYPAIDLAAGEKERGTIETLLTAPVSRFVILLGKFGVVVLTGIGSALVSLVGLYLVVLQVGEIPPEIIDVISGIFEIKSIVLLLSLLLPLTMFFAGVLLSLSMFAKTFKEAQSIITPFNFVIILPVLIGLIPGVTLDPKTALIPILNVSLATKEIVAGTIDFWLLIEVYASLAVLAGLSLFLSSRIFLRETVIFRG